A portion of the Adhaeribacter radiodurans genome contains these proteins:
- a CDS encoding PhzF family phenazine biosynthesis protein has translation MKKVLYYLADVFTDEVFGGNQLAVFPDGQEVPEHLMQRIAKELNLSETTFVLPPENPQNDIKLRIFTPGKELPMAGHPTIGTAYVLLQQKLLSAEGRNRLIFEEGVGDIPIVFEQNGQDLGLITMSQPLPEFGQTVTNAQVLADLLSVDVADIVTEQPAQVVSCGVPYLYVPLKSMAAVKKARLRTEVLENQLRYINTDSIFLFSLETEQAAHTVHGRMFAPAFGIPEDPATGSACGPLGCYLVHHGLVPTETDTTEVKIICEQGFEMGRPSLLYITIGHENDTITGVKVGGKSVLVGEGYFYL, from the coding sequence ATGAAAAAAGTATTGTATTATTTAGCGGACGTTTTCACGGATGAGGTATTCGGAGGTAACCAACTAGCGGTTTTTCCGGATGGTCAGGAAGTGCCCGAACATTTAATGCAACGCATCGCGAAAGAATTAAACCTTTCTGAAACAACCTTTGTACTGCCCCCAGAAAATCCGCAGAATGATATAAAATTGCGAATTTTCACGCCGGGCAAGGAATTGCCAATGGCAGGCCACCCAACTATTGGCACTGCATACGTGTTATTACAACAAAAATTATTATCGGCGGAAGGTCGGAACCGGTTAATTTTTGAAGAAGGAGTAGGAGATATACCAATAGTATTTGAGCAGAATGGTCAGGATTTGGGATTAATTACCATGTCGCAACCCTTACCGGAGTTTGGGCAAACCGTAACAAATGCGCAGGTTTTAGCAGATTTACTTTCAGTTGATGTAGCAGATATTGTAACGGAACAACCGGCACAAGTAGTTTCGTGCGGTGTACCTTACTTGTATGTTCCATTAAAAAGTATGGCGGCGGTTAAAAAAGCGCGTTTGCGTACCGAAGTACTCGAAAATCAGCTACGTTATATAAATACCGACAGCATTTTTCTGTTCTCCCTAGAAACAGAGCAAGCGGCACATACTGTACACGGTCGCATGTTCGCTCCTGCTTTTGGCATTCCGGAAGATCCTGCTACAGGTAGTGCTTGCGGTCCTTTGGGTTGTTACTTGGTGCATCACGGCTTGGTACCAACAGAAACGGACACAACCGAAGTTAAAATTATCTGTGAACAAGGCTTTGAAATGGGTCGCCCCAGTTTATTGTATATTACCATTGGGCACGAGAACGATACCATTACCGGAGTTAAAGTTGGGGGTAAAAGTGTTTTAGTAGGAGAAGGTTACTTTTACTTATAA
- a CDS encoding O-succinylhomoserine sulfhydrylase, with protein sequence MENNETKVIRTHPNRSEFREHSTPLYLTSSFTFETAEQGRALFADELEGNIYSRFSNPNTSEFIDKMCLLEGAEDGFAFATGMAAVFSGFGAILQSGDHILASRSVFGSSHQLLTKVLSKWGITHTYADAARPEEWEALIQPNTKLIFIETPSNPQLELIDLEWLGNLKKKHNLILSVDNCFATPYLQTPISYGADLVIHSATKFIDGQGRVLGGIIVGRQDLIDEIRFFARHTGPALSPFNAWILSKSLETLPVRMDRHCQSALTLAEFLDNHPELESVLYPFLPSHPQYELAKKQMKQGGGIVTFVVKGGYARAHQFMDALQIASKTANLGDTRTTVTHPASTTHSKLTESERTAVGISDGLIRISVGLENVNDLIADIDQALVATKA encoded by the coding sequence GTGGAAAATAACGAAACCAAAGTAATACGTACTCATCCGAATCGTAGCGAATTTCGGGAGCATTCAACGCCGCTTTACCTTACCTCCAGTTTCACTTTCGAAACGGCCGAGCAGGGACGTGCCTTATTTGCCGATGAACTGGAAGGGAATATCTATTCCCGCTTTTCCAATCCGAATACATCTGAGTTCATTGATAAGATGTGTTTGTTAGAAGGTGCCGAAGATGGCTTTGCCTTTGCTACAGGTATGGCGGCAGTTTTTTCTGGTTTTGGAGCCATCTTGCAATCCGGCGATCATATTCTGGCTTCACGTTCGGTGTTTGGGTCGTCGCACCAATTGCTTACCAAAGTTCTGTCTAAGTGGGGTATTACGCATACCTATGCCGATGCAGCTCGTCCGGAAGAATGGGAAGCGCTAATTCAGCCAAATACTAAATTAATTTTTATCGAAACTCCTTCAAATCCGCAGTTGGAGTTGATAGATTTAGAATGGCTGGGCAACTTAAAAAAGAAACACAATTTAATTTTAAGTGTTGATAACTGTTTTGCCACACCTTACCTGCAAACCCCAATATCTTACGGCGCAGATTTGGTTATTCATTCGGCTACTAAATTTATTGATGGCCAAGGCCGGGTATTAGGTGGTATAATTGTAGGACGGCAAGATTTAATCGACGAAATTCGTTTTTTTGCGCGCCATACAGGGCCGGCTTTATCGCCGTTTAATGCCTGGATTTTAAGTAAAAGCCTTGAAACTTTACCTGTCCGGATGGATCGGCACTGTCAGAGTGCTTTAACTTTAGCAGAGTTCTTAGATAATCATCCTGAATTGGAGAGCGTTTTGTATCCGTTTTTACCCTCGCACCCGCAATACGAGTTGGCTAAAAAACAAATGAAACAAGGCGGTGGCATTGTTACCTTCGTGGTAAAAGGTGGTTATGCGCGCGCGCACCAATTTATGGATGCTTTACAAATCGCTTCTAAAACAGCTAACCTGGGCGATACGCGTACTACTGTTACGCATCCGGCTTCTACTACCCATTCTAAACTGACCGAATCTGAACGGACGGCAGTAGGTATTTCTGATGGTCTTATCCGGATATCCGTTGGATTAGAAAACGTGAACGATTTAATTGCGGATATTGATCAAGCTCTGGTAGCTACTAAAGCATGA
- a CDS encoding sulfite exporter TauE/SafE family protein: MISGHLLFSLLPMDTLGVYARQAAQNIDSKILWFMLAGFVAQMIDGALGMAYGVSATTFLLTVGVPPAFASASVHASEIFTSGVSGLMHLRFRNVNSKLFKNLLLPGVIGAILGAYVLSSAENYVYIIKPLVALYTLFLGGVIIKKALKKTTKRKPIRKLGILATAGGFLDSVGGGGWGPIVSSSLIASGRSPLYTIGSVNLAEFFVSLASSITFFALIGFNHWQVIAGLVLGGVVAAPIAAILARKLPIKTMMILVGLIVILVSLRNIITMLF; the protein is encoded by the coding sequence ATGATTTCCGGGCATTTGCTTTTTAGCCTTTTACCCATGGATACTCTTGGCGTTTATGCCCGCCAGGCCGCTCAAAACATTGATTCTAAAATACTTTGGTTTATGTTGGCTGGTTTCGTTGCTCAAATGATTGACGGCGCCTTGGGTATGGCTTACGGCGTAAGTGCCACTACTTTTTTGCTTACGGTGGGCGTTCCACCAGCCTTTGCCAGCGCCAGCGTGCATGCTTCCGAAATATTTACCAGCGGCGTATCCGGATTAATGCACCTGCGTTTCCGGAATGTAAATAGTAAATTATTTAAGAATTTGTTATTACCCGGCGTAATAGGCGCTATCTTAGGAGCTTACGTACTTTCTTCCGCCGAAAATTACGTGTATATCATTAAACCATTGGTAGCATTATACACTTTGTTTTTAGGGGGTGTTATCATTAAGAAAGCTTTAAAGAAAACTACTAAGCGTAAACCTATCCGGAAATTAGGCATACTCGCTACGGCAGGTGGCTTCCTGGATTCGGTAGGTGGCGGGGGCTGGGGACCAATTGTGTCGTCTTCGTTAATTGCCAGTGGCCGTAGTCCTTTGTACACTATTGGCTCCGTAAACCTGGCAGAATTTTTTGTTTCACTGGCAAGCTCCATTACTTTCTTTGCCCTTATTGGCTTTAACCATTGGCAGGTAATAGCCGGATTAGTACTCGGTGGCGTGGTGGCAGCCCCCATTGCAGCAATCCTAGCCCGTAAACTTCCGATAAAAACCATGATGATCTTAGTAGGATTAATTGTGATCCTCGTAAGTTTGCGAAATATCATCACAATGCTTTTTTAA
- a CDS encoding nitrite reductase — protein sequence MLSFRTEFENPLVSKEIIDLDKKIRQFRGGQLPDEKFRSLRLTRGIYGQRQPGVQMVRIKLPFGRFTVKQLLKIADVSDEYASKNLHLTTRQDIQIHFVSLDRTPELWSKLAEDDITLREACGNTVRNVTASPDAGIDPNEPFDVSPYAYETFRYFVRNPICQDMGRKFKISFSASEADTAMAYMHDVGFVPKVKMENGEEVRGFRVVLGGGLGAQPMLAKLGYEFLPEDQVIPLIEAVIRVFDRHGERTSRNKARLKYLIAKIGFEAFIDLVAQERTANKSKSYVIDRNAIPQPEPAPEREIPAVEILNQNHYEAWLKTNVVEQKQKGFYSVRTRVLMGDIKTDVARKIADLVKDFAANDIRVTANQGLLFKYIRLEALPYFFQELNKLGLAKPGFDSTADITTCPGTDTCNLGITNSMGIAEVLENMIAEEFPDLVYNHDIKIKISGCMNSCGQHGLANIGFHGSSIKHGNAVVPALQVMLGGGTLGNGEGRVADRVIKVPTKRGPHILRFLFNDFETNAYDGEYFNSYYDRQGKNYFYQLLKPLADLSTMAPDDYKDWGHVEEYATAIGVGECAGVMIDLVATLLYEVEEKLEWSVEALKNGMYADSIYHSYSIFVGTAKALLLSKGIACNTQIGIINDFDTHFVANGTFTFDPDFKTHVLQINQNEPSQEFALQFLTEADSFLTAAKTYRGEEVKRPEVLADLLNV from the coding sequence ATGTTAAGTTTTCGGACAGAATTCGAGAATCCATTGGTTTCAAAAGAAATAATTGATCTCGACAAGAAAATACGCCAATTCCGGGGCGGTCAGCTACCAGACGAAAAATTCCGGAGTTTACGTTTAACCCGGGGTATTTACGGCCAGCGCCAACCTGGGGTGCAAATGGTGCGCATTAAATTGCCTTTTGGCCGTTTTACTGTAAAGCAATTACTCAAAATTGCCGATGTATCCGATGAGTACGCTAGCAAAAACTTGCATTTAACTACCCGGCAGGATATTCAGATTCACTTTGTGAGCCTCGACCGCACTCCGGAACTATGGTCTAAGTTAGCCGAAGATGATATTACTTTACGCGAAGCTTGCGGTAATACTGTACGTAACGTAACCGCTTCCCCCGACGCCGGTATCGACCCGAACGAGCCATTTGATGTATCGCCTTATGCCTACGAAACGTTCCGGTATTTTGTGCGCAATCCTATTTGCCAGGATATGGGCCGGAAGTTTAAAATTAGTTTTTCCGCTTCAGAAGCAGATACGGCCATGGCCTATATGCACGATGTAGGATTTGTGCCTAAAGTTAAAATGGAGAATGGCGAAGAAGTACGCGGTTTCCGGGTAGTGTTAGGCGGAGGTTTAGGAGCACAGCCTATGTTGGCCAAACTCGGTTATGAATTTTTACCCGAAGACCAGGTTATTCCGTTAATCGAAGCGGTTATTCGGGTATTTGACCGCCACGGGGAACGTACCAGCCGCAATAAAGCCCGTTTGAAATACCTGATTGCTAAAATTGGCTTTGAAGCTTTTATAGATTTAGTAGCACAGGAACGTACGGCTAATAAAAGTAAATCGTACGTTATCGATCGCAACGCTATTCCACAACCCGAGCCAGCTCCTGAACGGGAAATACCGGCCGTAGAAATTTTAAATCAAAATCATTACGAGGCCTGGTTGAAAACCAACGTAGTGGAGCAAAAGCAAAAAGGTTTTTATTCGGTAAGAACACGGGTGCTAATGGGCGATATCAAAACCGATGTTGCCCGTAAAATAGCCGATTTAGTAAAAGATTTTGCCGCCAATGATATTCGGGTAACGGCTAACCAAGGCTTACTGTTTAAATATATCCGGCTCGAAGCTTTACCTTACTTTTTTCAGGAATTAAATAAATTAGGGTTAGCTAAACCAGGTTTTGACAGTACCGCCGATATTACTACCTGCCCCGGTACCGATACTTGTAATTTAGGAATTACCAACAGCATGGGTATTGCCGAAGTGCTGGAAAATATGATTGCCGAAGAGTTTCCAGATTTAGTATATAACCACGACATTAAAATAAAAATTAGTGGTTGCATGAACTCTTGCGGGCAGCACGGTTTAGCAAATATTGGTTTCCACGGCAGCTCTATTAAACACGGCAATGCCGTTGTTCCTGCTTTACAGGTAATGCTGGGTGGCGGTACGCTGGGTAACGGCGAAGGCCGTGTAGCTGACCGGGTAATTAAAGTGCCAACTAAGCGGGGGCCACACATTTTGCGCTTCCTGTTCAACGATTTTGAAACTAACGCTTACGACGGCGAATATTTTAACTCGTACTACGACCGTCAGGGTAAAAATTATTTTTATCAGTTATTAAAACCACTTGCCGATTTAAGTACCATGGCTCCCGACGATTACAAAGACTGGGGCCACGTAGAAGAATACGCCACTGCAATTGGAGTAGGAGAATGCGCTGGGGTAATGATTGATTTGGTAGCTACTTTGTTGTATGAGGTAGAAGAAAAACTGGAATGGTCAGTAGAAGCCTTAAAAAACGGCATGTACGCGGATTCTATCTATCATAGCTACAGCATTTTTGTGGGTACCGCCAAAGCATTATTGTTGAGTAAAGGAATAGCCTGCAATACGCAAATTGGTATTATCAACGATTTTGATACGCATTTTGTAGCCAATGGCACTTTTACCTTCGATCCGGATTTTAAAACGCATGTGCTGCAAATTAACCAGAACGAACCAAGTCAGGAATTTGCCCTGCAATTTTTAACCGAAGCCGATAGTTTCTTAACCGCTGCTAAAACTTATCGCGGCGAAGAAGTAAAACGTCCGGAAGTATTAGCCGATTTGCTGAATGTTTGA
- a CDS encoding M43 family zinc metalloprotease, producing MKIISLRLTNSVCIIWLLLLAGTVMAQQPNPKPRCATNEVTQRLQQLHPDLLNQMQKAKKRAQKYRQQKKLARLQQPVTVVPVVFHVVYHTSQENISTEQILSQLEILNEDYRRLNADSSQTLPQFKGVAADSRIQFCLATRDPKGNPTTGVTRKFTSTTEFDQDDAVKFSVYGGQNAWDSERYLNIWVCNLQSKTLGYAQYPGSLAETDGVVLDYTTIGRAPANPFASRFNLGRTGTHEIAHWLGLQHIWGTNDTGSCNDSDDINDTPNQDKPSTGCPTGKVESCSNGSAGGNMYQNFLDYTDDACMNLFTQDQAEYMQSILSTVRQNILTTAVVCTSPLTADFEVSDTIIVAGTTVQFQDASIGVRANGWAWAFEGGNIATSTEQNPMVRYDQPGIYAVSFTASFSSISDAVTKTQYIRVTGTEPVIFPNPAQEQVSIVAPANKELQQVQIVNSVGQVVLTQAATDNFVLLKLPNLANGMYYCRLWYANKLIETKKLIISR from the coding sequence TTGAAAATTATCTCCTTGCGTTTAACTAATTCTGTTTGTATTATCTGGCTACTTTTACTAGCGGGTACTGTTATGGCGCAACAACCAAATCCAAAACCTCGCTGCGCCACCAACGAAGTAACACAACGCTTGCAGCAACTTCACCCGGATTTACTTAATCAAATGCAAAAAGCAAAGAAACGGGCTCAAAAGTATCGGCAGCAGAAAAAGTTGGCGCGGTTGCAACAACCAGTAACCGTAGTGCCGGTGGTATTTCATGTGGTGTATCACACTAGTCAGGAAAACATATCTACCGAGCAGATACTCTCGCAATTAGAAATTTTAAACGAAGATTATCGTCGCCTTAATGCGGATTCTTCCCAAACATTGCCGCAGTTTAAAGGCGTGGCTGCCGACTCCCGCATTCAATTTTGTTTAGCTACCCGTGACCCCAAAGGTAATCCTACTACGGGTGTTACACGCAAGTTTACCTCCACTACTGAATTTGATCAGGACGATGCCGTTAAATTTTCAGTTTATGGCGGTCAGAATGCTTGGGATAGTGAACGGTATTTAAATATTTGGGTATGTAACCTTCAAAGTAAAACTCTTGGTTACGCGCAATATCCAGGTAGTCTTGCCGAAACAGATGGAGTAGTGTTGGATTATACCACTATTGGCCGGGCACCCGCTAATCCGTTTGCCTCCAGATTTAATTTAGGCCGTACGGGTACGCATGAAATTGCTCATTGGTTGGGATTACAACATATCTGGGGCACTAACGATACAGGTAGTTGTAACGACTCCGATGATATTAATGATACCCCTAATCAGGATAAGCCTTCTACTGGTTGCCCAACGGGCAAAGTAGAATCCTGTAGCAATGGCTCGGCAGGCGGCAATATGTACCAGAACTTTCTCGATTATACCGATGATGCCTGTATGAATTTGTTTACGCAGGATCAGGCCGAATACATGCAAAGCATCTTAAGTACTGTCCGTCAGAATATATTAACTACGGCAGTGGTGTGTACCAGTCCGCTCACCGCCGATTTCGAAGTATCTGATACTATTATTGTAGCTGGAACAACGGTGCAGTTTCAGGATGCTAGTATTGGAGTACGAGCCAACGGATGGGCCTGGGCGTTTGAAGGGGGTAACATCGCTACTTCTACAGAACAGAACCCAATGGTTCGGTACGATCAGCCAGGTATTTACGCCGTTTCGTTTACGGCCAGTTTTAGTTCTATATCCGATGCGGTTACTAAAACGCAATACATCCGCGTAACTGGAACAGAACCGGTTATTTTTCCTAATCCGGCTCAAGAGCAAGTTTCAATAGTAGCTCCCGCGAATAAAGAATTACAGCAAGTTCAAATAGTAAATAGTGTGGGACAAGTAGTCTTAACCCAAGCTGCTACAGATAACTTTGTACTTTTAAAGCTCCCGAACCTTGCTAATGGAATGTACTATTGTCGGTTATGGTATGCCAATAAATTAATTGAAACAAAAAAGTTAATAATATCAAGGTAA
- a CDS encoding sugar MFS transporter — MTNSSVSQKPVPSPAATNAHYMRSIVIIGALFFIFGFVTWLNSVLIPYLKIACELNNFESYLVAFAFYISYLVMAIPSAWVLKVTGFKKGMSVGLLIMAVGAVIFIPAALTRQYALFLLGLFIQGTGLAILQTASNPYITILGPLESAAKRISIMGICNKVAGALAPIILGAIVLQDADALNARISSMDAVQKAAELNELAARVITPYLIMVAVLVVLAIMIYFSGLPEIDTDKEDETVAAANVRKTSVFQFPHLVIGVLTFFLYVGVEVMAGDTVISYANNYHQIPLTVAKFFTTYTLIAMIVGYIVGIICIPKYFTQDKALKVCAIIGVILSLAAIFTDGYVSVLFISLLGLANSLMWPALWPLALADLGRFTKIGSSYIIMAISGGAIIPLLYGKLGDVINLQQAYWIMVPCYLFIWYYAVAGHKIRT, encoded by the coding sequence ATGACCAACAGTTCGGTATCTCAAAAGCCTGTTCCAAGTCCGGCCGCCACAAATGCACATTATATGCGCTCCATTGTAATAATAGGGGCGCTGTTTTTTATTTTCGGGTTTGTAACCTGGTTAAATTCGGTATTAATTCCTTATCTAAAAATTGCTTGTGAGCTTAATAATTTTGAATCGTATTTAGTAGCCTTTGCTTTTTATATTTCTTACCTGGTCATGGCTATTCCATCGGCGTGGGTGCTTAAGGTTACTGGTTTTAAGAAAGGGATGTCGGTTGGGTTATTAATAATGGCCGTAGGCGCCGTAATATTTATTCCAGCGGCTCTTACCCGGCAGTATGCCTTGTTTTTACTGGGATTATTTATTCAGGGTACCGGGTTAGCCATTCTGCAAACAGCCTCTAACCCGTACATTACTATTTTGGGGCCATTAGAAAGTGCCGCCAAACGCATTAGTATTATGGGTATTTGTAATAAAGTAGCGGGGGCTTTAGCTCCTATTATTTTAGGGGCCATTGTATTACAAGATGCCGATGCGCTTAATGCCCGTATCAGCAGCATGGATGCCGTACAAAAAGCCGCCGAATTAAATGAACTGGCGGCTCGGGTTATTACGCCTTATTTAATTATGGTAGCGGTGCTGGTTGTTTTAGCTATAATGATTTATTTCTCCGGCTTACCCGAAATTGATACCGACAAGGAAGATGAAACAGTAGCAGCGGCTAATGTACGTAAAACCAGTGTATTCCAATTCCCACATTTAGTAATAGGCGTGCTCACCTTTTTCTTATACGTGGGGGTAGAAGTAATGGCCGGTGATACTGTTATCAGCTACGCGAATAATTATCATCAGATTCCACTTACGGTGGCTAAGTTTTTTACCACGTATACGCTTATTGCTATGATTGTAGGCTACATTGTGGGAATTATTTGTATTCCGAAGTACTTTACGCAAGACAAAGCCCTTAAAGTATGTGCTATTATTGGGGTGATATTATCTTTAGCCGCCATATTTACAGATGGGTATGTATCCGTATTATTTATTTCGCTATTAGGCTTAGCCAACTCGCTTATGTGGCCGGCGCTTTGGCCTCTGGCCCTGGCAGATTTAGGCCGTTTTACTAAAATAGGTTCTTCTTATATTATTATGGCAATTTCTGGGGGAGCCATTATTCCTTTACTTTACGGTAAATTAGGCGATGTTATTAACTTACAGCAGGCTTACTGGATTATGGTACCATGTTACCTGTTTATATGGTATTATGCCGTTGCTGGTCACAAAATCAGAACCTAG